From the Salarias fasciatus chromosome 5, fSalaFa1.1, whole genome shotgun sequence genome, the window GACAACAGGATGGTCCACAGAAACCTGGCTGCCAGAAATGTGCTCTTGAAGAATAATTTCACCGCCCAGATTTCAGACTACGGCATTGCAGATCTGCTGTACCCCGACGACAAGAAATACTTTTATAATGAGGTCAAGGTCGGTCTTGTTCATTGATCATACAACATCAACACAGCGTTTAACTATTTGGAACATGATGAGCAAATTCTTAAATTCAACGAGGACTCATTTTAATTCTGCTCTCAGACCCCAATCAAGTGGATGGCCTTGGAAAGTATATTGTTTCGCAGATACACACATCAGAGTGATGTCTGGAGTTATGGTGAGTTTGCACAATTTAATTTTGATTGTCTATAAAGACAAAAGTCACAGTGTGAGCTTCTCAGTTAATTTAATCCCCCTCCATTATTCAGGTGTGACAGTATGGGAAATGATGTCGTATGGGGCAGAGCCGTATGCGTCCATGCGTCCACAGGAGGTTCCTGACTTGCTGGAAAAGGGAGAGCGTCTGTCCCAGCCTCAGATTTGCACCATTGATGTCTACATGGTCATGGTGAAATGTGAGTACTCCACTGCAATGTAGATCCTCTTGGCCTTTGCAGTAGCCTGACATTAGATGCTCATTAGTTGTGGCTCTAAGGATTGGGGCATCCTTAGGAAGGGGGACAATAGTCAACAATAGTAAGATGTATTAGATGAAGACTTTAAAAGAATATTCATGGAGGTAAGAAATGCAGCAGACATTCATGATGTTTACTCATTTTTTGGCACAATCTTTGCATCGTATGTTCTGAGCTGTTCAGTACTCAACAGAAACATAGAAGCATAAAAGTAAAAGAAGACATTTCCTGAAATCTGTCAATCCAAAGTAATGCCATGTGTCTTGCTCTTCTTGCATTAAACAATGAGTTATGTCTGTAACAGACGTCACTCCCAGCTTCTCTCAGTGGTTAagtcttctttctttttatgtCAGTTATAAAGTCCTGCTCGATCTGAGgattcttgttttcatttattatggTCCCATTAATTTTAGTTGAAACTGGTGTTGGTGTTGAAAGTTTGGTAAATGATGATTAAAAACAGATAGTTCTTATTAACTAAAAATgcacaaactgaaattacaAATGCGTTCTCAAATAAGCCTAAAGTACAGGAGTGCCATGATAAGAAGGAtaagtaaaacatttttgtgCAAATATATGCACAAGTAAAGTTATTTGAGAAATCTGCCAAGTTTTCaaccaacttaaaaaaaaaaaaaaaatctgtaatttagaaatgacttttttatctttatttctgacatttgagAGATTTACATTTAAGCACACTAAGAATCTATGATATTGGCCAGCATTCTCTTAAGAGCAATTTGACATGGTTACATTTAAATTTGGCTGTAGTTTTATGGTGTTGGTCATGTTCTTCTACATTTAAATGCATCTGTCATGCATATATTTACAACTACGTTGATTTTTACGGGTGAACTGTGTCTTTTGTCCTTAATTGTACAGGTTGGATGATAGATGAGAACGTCCGTCCAACTTTTAAGGAGCTGGCCAGTGAATTCACCAGAATGGCCCGAGATCCACCACGGTACCTGGTGATCAAAGTAAGACAGGATCTATAAGTTCTACACAACACCAGCAGTGGTTTTATTCTGTTTCCATTGCGAATAAATATATTCTGCTCATTGTGAATGTATATAGGATGGGTTCAAGCTGTGCATGTTAATCGGTGTCTTGTCATTGTCTGCCAGGAGGACTGTTGCCAACAGGACTTGGATGAAGTCGCCCAGCGAAGTGGAGATCACCTGGATGATCTCGACGATTTAGACATTGAACTGGGTGACGAGGTGGTGGATGAAGAGATGGTCAATCTGGCTCCAGTCCCCCAGTACCTGCCCAGTCTCAATCGAGTATCTAGATCGGACACTCACAAAGTACGGGAACACACTCCTTATCAGTTAAATGGGCAGTTTTTATCCGTAAAGAATTTTCTTCTAAGggaatttctttatttctcttgtGTCGTAAAGGCCGTTCTTAATCCATCGAGTGTGAGTGGATATCTACCGATGACCCCTGGAGTTGACAACACTGCACAGGTACCAAAAATGTTCAGTTgtaattagtgctgtcaattttaatcgcgattaatccattgaggtctgccaattgggtcaaggaaaagaactagaggataatagtgttttttcctgacattgggactgatttatgaggattagattcttcatttcaattaatctcaactttataaaagttaattgttgacagttctccatgaattaatcacgattaattgcgatcaatgcgattaaattgcgatcaatgcgattaaaactgacagcactagttgTAATATTAGGTTACTTTATATTTCAATAGTTCTATATTATCTTTGCAATCACAATGTTCTCTTGAGAAATAATCCAAATCTGTGTTCGGCTGTTTGTTTCACCTTGAGTAGACGGCGTGGCAGTCACGATCCCGGCTAGACTCCGCCCGCACTGTGTCTGAGAGCTCGGAGGGCTGCGGCACGGCTGGGGAGCTTGAAATGAGTGAAGACTTCTCTCTGGCTGGGAGCCTAAAACGAAGACGTCATCGAGAAGACAGCGCTTATGTGTCGCAGAGGGACAGTCTGTCAGGTGGCCCGCCAGAGACTCCTTCACCAGAgatagaggaggaggaccagaacGGATATGTGCTCCCCGGGGGCAGTCCAGAGAGAGGTAACTTTCCGTGAGCATGCTACAAACAGGCAAACAAACCCaacacttttttaatttcattttgactctctttttttttttcctccccagaAACTCTGCTTCATGCGTCACGTGCTGCATCCAGCAGGATAGGCAAGTCTCGTTCCTCCAGCCTCTTGGATGATCCAGATGACGAAGAATACGAGTATATGAACAAGCAGATCTGTGCAACGCCGATGTCAACCAGACAGAACAGCTACTGCCCGAAGCCGAACAAAAAACGGACTTCCTCCGTCTCGTCCCACACAACAGCCAGCTCCTGGGATACCACACTCTCAGCGGAGGTCCGGGGAGGGCTCACAAGAAGCAAAGACAGCTCTGATTCGGAGCAACAGGGATCCAATGATGTTGAATACGAATACATGGACATCAGAGGCCATGAAAAAGAGGAAGGCCCTCCAGCAcatgatcctcctcctccaccaatATCCTCCAAGGTGCGGGCGGAGGAGGACGAATATGTGGAGGACAGTAATTATCATTACACAAACAGACAACCGAAGCTGCGTCAAGCTCTTCGAGACCAGAGGGAGCTGAAGATACAGGGGAAAGAGGAGGGTGAGGCATACGAGTATGAGGACATGGACTACTTTGCAGCCCAGCTGCCTGAAGATCCGGCGGTTTACCAGAACATGCAGTGGGAGGGAGCAGTGGGGGGCGCCGAGGCACACCAGTCTGGGTTTGACCCCCATGTAAAAGTGCGAGCTGGGGTTGGgcagcctgctgctggtgaCAGCTCGTTCGACAATCCGGGCTACTGGCACAGCAGGATGTTCCTGGAGGCCAAAGCGGTGCCAACATGAAGAACTTTCTATATCTGAAAAGACACAATCATGAAGGACCTGAAACAAAAGGCCAGTTATTAATGTAGCCTATGACAATGTTAAAgacttttaaaactaatttgTCATTCATTGTACATTCATTATAGGCTCACATTAATTATTTAGGCCCATGATTGGGGCATTGCCACAATTTATAGCAGGAAATAACAGATGACAAGCTATAATTTCTCAgtttacattttgaaagaacaaacatgtttttaagaAGAAATGCAGCTCTttgggatttatttttttatgttttgtgacTCTTTAATGTTGATACATGTAACATATTTTctcaataattttttttaatatgaatttctaCTATGAAGcctatttttcatttaaacttgTCGGTATGTGTTGATAATTCAACGACTTGTCAAATGTTTCCCATCAGGCTCAGAGATTgacatgtattaaaaaaaattactaatTTTCTTTTGATCCATATTTCACTCTCCATAAGGCTTGTTCATTTCTTGTAAAATGTTGTTCACTATAATCCCTACCCTTTTGTCTATAGCAGCATTTTTTGGTTTTAAGAATGAGTTGTTGATCATACATGCTTTCACTTTAAAGCATGAATGGTACATTAACACATACACTTACCTGACTTTCATCCAAATCTTTGCCCTTCATCATATGAAATGCATGTATTATGTTTCTAGAGCTAGTGCCAAGAAATGTGCCGAGTGCAAGAAGTCTTTTTAAtcattcttttttcccccttaatCAACAAAACTTCCACAATCCACACTTGCAGTTCCCAGCCTGGGATCTCAACCTTTGTTTGCATTGAGGTTGTCAAAATTTGATTAAACAAATAAGATAAAGAAAGTCATAAGTCACCTTCCCCACTGTAGAGGAGAAGAGTCCTGCTTCGGTGTGTTGGTGAGACTGAGTGTGCCtgccagtgtttggcttcactgtcatATTTGAGCAAACGAGAGAGGGGATGCACAGTTTCTCATACTGCTTCCACATTGAAATGATTATCTTAAGATAACTCAGTAAGCAGGTCTGAGTCTGTGTCGCAGTGCTGTGTGGGATGTTTCACACATATCGCTGACCCTGATTCCAATCACTTCACAAGCAAAAGAGAATATTCCTCCTCTGCATCTTACCAGCTCACTTTTGCAGGATTCTACTGACAGTGGTGTGACCGAACTAGGCTGAACATCATCCGATCAGCTCCTGCCTTTGGAAATCAATCGGCCCTGAGCATCACATGACACTGTCCCCTCTTTGTTTTTGACAAATAGTGGGCAAACAGCTTTGAAGCCAATTTGGGAACCAGTGATTTACACAACAGTTGCCCTCATTTATGGGATATTTTCCTTAGGATGTCTTTCATAATGAAAGAATAATATCTAATAGATAATTGGATATTATTCCTTCAAATTCACTCAATTCTATTTGTAATAATTTAGCTTCATCTAAAATATCAATGAAAAGCAGCCACGTCCTTTAATGACAGTCACTATATTTACACACTAGATTAACGTTACCTTCTATTTTTATCTGAGACACGCGCCACTCAGCCAGGGTCCATCAGGGTCCTGTCTTTTGGCGGGCTGTGGTCTGACGTCACTGCGTCCTCACGTCAGCGGGAGGCCCGTGCAGCTCCGGCGAGTTTAGCGTAGTTAGCAGCGGCCAGAgccgagcagagcagagccgagCCAACCCGCGGGGAGCAGTCGCTGTTTGGGGAAGAGGAGCGACTAAAACTTCACTGCCGAGATGTCTGACGATGAGCAGGAGCAGACCATAGCCGAGGACCTGGTGGTCACCAAGTACAAGATGGGTGGCGACATCGCTAACCGTAAGTTCATGCAGCGGGACGATCCGCTCTGCTCGGCCTGTCGTGCAGCCAGTGCTGGCTCCCTTACAGCAGCAGCCATGTGGCTTTACAGCGGAGCCGCATATAAGCTGCCCTAGCGAGCAGGCGTAGCTGTGTCTGGTGTGTCTGCAGCCAAGCTGACGGAAACTCGCGGTAGCTCTTGTCGCAAAGCGCCGCGTTccctgcagaggagacagagtgtTTAACTAAGGTGGGATGCTAACAGAGCTGTTAGCGCAGCCTGCAGCCCGGCAGATCAGCTACTAACGTTAACCAGATTAAAGATAAGGAGGCAGGCGCCCACACGAAGCCACTCTCATCCCAACTTTAAGATTTCTTAACTTTCAGCATCTGTCTAATTGAGCTGTAGCGGTTAAACTCGCGTAATGGGGATCTGAAGCTTTCTGCATTAGACCAGCTCGAGTAATGATATTTTTGGACCATGTGTCATCAGCAGAAGATTACAGACAGACAGGATGATGTTATGGAGTTATTTAGAAGAGTGGAGCAAACAGTTCAAATACTCCCAAATGCTCTCAGTGAAGTTTAGGACAACAATCAAATCTTGATCTAATACCTCTGGTCAGAATGTCTGGAGCATTTGTGAAATGACTACATTGGTGCCATGATCATTTAAAGTCCCATGTTGtaatgaatgaattattcaCTTGTGAAATGCCTTTCAGTGATCTTATGGTAGATATATgttagcctcgtgaaccagGCCCGCCCaatccacatccacatttggatttagtagctgggaCAACCACAATATTTTTGTTTCAACAGCTGCACTTTCTTTTAGTTTTAAACTATGAAATGATCTCATTTGCTTTAGTGGCATCAGGAGCATTCCTTGTTGCATCTCGTACCCTGATGAGTTGTTATTATCTCACCTGTCGCTAAATCACATATTGTCTTTGCCACCCAGAGGCTCTCCGGCTGGTTGTGGAAGCAGCCAAGCCCGGTGTGTCGGTGCTCAGCCTGTGTGCAAAAGGTGACGCTTTCATCATGGCCGAAACGGGAAAGgtcttcaaaaaagaaaaggaaatgaaaaaaggtgAGGCCAAGATTCTTACAAAGTGTTGAGTTTTTAAGTGAACTGCAGCGGACCCTTCAAGAAGATTTGAAACAGCTACACAAATGGTTGATTGATTTGTGGCTGATTTCCAAATGAAGACTTGGTGGttctcttctccctcttctAGGCATTGCCTTTCCTACCAGCGTCTCAGTCAATAACTGTGTTTGCCACTTCTCTCCCTTGAAGAGTGACCCCGACTACACACTTAAAGATGGGGATCTGGTCAAAATGTAGGCATCGTGCTCTACAATCAATGTTCTGTCATCTGTCCTCCGTGTGTCCTGACATTCCCAGTGTGTCGTACTGTCTTCCCGTCTTTCTGTGGAGTCATTCAGCCTTGTATTTGAGGGTCTTCTCTTTGTCGTTGAGTGTCTGCTTCATCAGTGAGGTCTTATCTGTTTGTCTGTCCAGTGTGGCGAACGACAAGTAagttgttgggttttgttttttgaaaaaaaggattttatgtgtttttgtgttgatatGTTGGATTTTAGCCTTGATGACGATCTTGCTGCTAAATCCCATATATCACATTTTTTGTAATGCAGACCTGAAAAAAGACGAAGGATTGATCTTAGTTGTTGTCTTGCCACCATTGTCTGTGTCTTTTGTGacgtctgctgtgtgtgtagatTGTCGGATGTTTGCTAAAGCTTCCGGTTATGTGATTTCACACTTTAGGTTTGTATTGTTCCTTCGATCTGAGCATGTCTCTTCAGTTTATTATCTGTTGTGCCCAATGCCTTGAATTCAAAATAAATCCTTCACTGAATTCCAGCTGATGTGCTGCCAAAAACAAACTCACCTTGGGATACATCTTCCTTTTATTGGCATTCgacattttgttgttgtctttttgaCCGTCCTTTTATTTGCAGTCTAGTTTTCATCTGGCTCATTTTTCAAAGTGGGAGAGACGGTTTGTCCATCTCAGTTGATTTGATTTGGTCCTATGTCAGCACATGTAATCCTGACAGCTGGCAAGCAGTTGAACTTAAAATGAATCTGAGGCATAATtaatgttttgttattttttcataatcttctctcctttcttctgttttcctccagagatcTCGGGGTTCATGTTGATGGCTTCATTGCCAACGTTGCTCACAGCTTTGTTGTGGGAGCCAGTAAGGTGAATGCCACTGAATTCCGCCTCAGAGACAGCTTtgtgtcttctcctctctcGTTGGCACTGAAGCGGTCTCCTTCCTCCTTTTTGTTTCCACAGGAGAATCCCGTCACGGGACGGAAAGCCGATGTGATTAAAGCAGCTCATCTGTGTGCGGAAGCAGCGCTTCGTCTGGTCAAACCTGGCAACCAGGTACGCTCAGCCACTGCAGCATGACATGTTTGACAGGGCAGCTGAGAAGGTGAAGTGGCTCCAGTCATAAAAAGCTTCAGTTGGTGTAAAGAGTTATTGCAAATACAATGGTTTTATGATTTGTCTGTTTAGAGCATTATGTAATGTTAATACTGGCATTCACGTTGGCCACGGCGTCGTGAAAAAGAGGACATTTTATTCATGTTCATATTTTTATTCTGATAAGTCTTGCTCTTGGTGCATTTTGGTTGTGGTCAGCAATTCGAATcgctctttatttgtttttatcacaATAAATCAGTTAAAACTCAATTCAGGTGTAATTATATTGGTTAGTGGTTATTCAAAAAGTAAGTATGTGTGAAAAGAAGgcatgttttctctctcagaaCACTCAAGTAACAGAGGCCTGGACCAAGATTGCACAGTCATTCAAATGCTCACCTATAGAGGGTGAGTCTGAAGCGTTGGTCCAGCCAATAAATGACCATTAAAAGTTTCACAGTAGTAGTTCACGCATTCTCTGTCCAGTTTTCCTAATCCTGCCTGTCACTGTCTTACAGGTATGCTGTCTCATCAGCTGAAGCAACACATCATAGATGGTGAGAAGACCATCATCCAGAACCCAACAGACCAGCAAAGGTGCactttctttggtttttttcttctatgtATTtagcaaaaacataaaaacacattgttttacGATGTCCTGCCAAAGAGTTAAATTCAGTTTCACAACCTTCCCACATGGAGAAAACAGGCATGTAATGCTGAAAGCAGCTAAATGATACGtctcagttcacacacactgcctATTCTGATGCATTTTCTGCAGCATAGCTTCATCAACAATGatgagttaaaggtgctgtaggcaggattcggcatctccgccatcttgcttagggttatctaagcaagatggcgatttgacccatctaagatggcgatttgaaacctagcacagccaatcctgtcctgttttctctgacatcacgcccttatgcaagttaagcccctcccacaagaaggtgcgacgaacgcccctcgaccaatcacgagCCTCAgcggctcttctgattggtcaaagatacctggagctgtcgggattccttttcagctcagaacagagacagatggaaacgctgcgccctcgcggtagtgcaattatgctacactactaaaggattatcaatggatactctaacatttaatgcaaagaaaacacagaaaaattagcattggctagcaaaatcctgcctacagcacctttaaatgcagCACACAATGTGTCTTTGAGGGATTTAAAGCAGCGAAGAACAACCAACCACCTGTAAAATACATATTATTCAAATAAGTATCAgttcaaaaaaaatttttttcaataattgcAATATATTTGCTTGATTTCATTGAGTTCGTTTTGGAGATGATGGTTagagcagcttgtgtttgtgaaGGTTTTTAAGAACTGGCATTTCAACTGCATCAGATTATTTTCTGTGAGATCATGTTTTGAATTACTGCTGACTCTGTTTTCCAGGAAGGACCATGAGAAGGCTGAATTTGAGGTTCATGAAGTCTATGCTGTGGATGTCTTGATTAGTACTGGAGAAGGAAAGGTCAGTGTCCCCATTTTGTGGCTCCTTTTCTTTAAGGTGACTATATATAAATCTATGacctgtgtctttttttttttcctaggcTAAAGACGCAGGTCTGAGGACCACAATTTATAAGAGGGACCCCAGTAAGCAGTATGGCTTGAAGATCAAAACTTCCCGCACGTTTTTCAGTGAGGTGGAACGACGTTTTGACGCCATGCCCTTCACTCTTCGGTAGGGAAACCGCATTCTGCTCTCATAACCACCTGCTGACGTTCAGTGGATTGAGTCGCCTTCATGTGAATTT encodes:
- the pa2g4a gene encoding proliferation-associated protein 2G4a translates to MSDDEQEQTIAEDLVVTKYKMGGDIANQALRLVVEAAKPGVSVLSLCAKGDAFIMAETGKVFKKEKEMKKGIAFPTSVSVNNCVCHFSPLKSDPDYTLKDGDLVKIDLGVHVDGFIANVAHSFVVGASKENPVTGRKADVIKAAHLCAEAALRLVKPGNQNTQVTEAWTKIAQSFKCSPIEGMLSHQLKQHIIDGEKTIIQNPTDQQRKDHEKAEFEVHEVYAVDVLISTGEGKAKDAGLRTTIYKRDPSKQYGLKIKTSRTFFSEVERRFDAMPFTLRAFEDEAKARLGVVECAKHELVQPFSVLHEKEGESVAQFKFTVLLMANGPHRITNGPFDPELYKSEHEVQDPELKTLLQSSASRKTQKKKKKKASKTAENATGQPAEDTEAAE